The genomic stretch GAGATGGAAATGCCTTTTTCCCTTAGGATAAGCCTCATAATTGAATTTGTAATTGAATTCTGTATTAAGGTCCAGATCGGTAGCCAAAATCATGTGAAATATACAGTGTATGCCTTTAGGACAGTCTGAACTTTGCTCAGTGAAGTGGTCGGTAAATATTGATTCTAATTTGGTAGTGGGAATGAGCAAAGCACTATTTCAGCCTTACCTTGGGCTTTTGTAAACAGAGACAGCAGCTTCAGCCAGAATTCAGCTACTAATTGGTCATGCTTCCATCTGCACAGGAGCATTAATCATGtgaaaagctgtttgctttcagtgctgctatctatgcatttttataaatatcCTGCAAAAATGACTTTTAAAGTAACCATCTGGAAGAGGTCCTATGTACAAAGATTGCAAGACTTCATATGGACACTTTATGCTATCTTGACCCTGAATTAAATGGAGTTCAGATAGTTGGATATGTTCAGATGTGGTTTAAACTCTGACTTTGGCctgtaaaattatatttcatttacaCTGAAGGAAACTAAAGTTTTGCCACTGGTGATAATGGCCGTAATTAACTGAGTCTTTTAGAATATTGCCAGAGGATGAGACACCTACTAAGACATTATTACTTCACAGATCATACATGAACTCAGTAAAAACCATGACCTTTTTCACTGTATTCCTTAAATGTGTTTCACTGGTTAATAGCTTTTCCCTTAAAAGACAGTGTAATTCTACAATGGATCAAAATAAGCATGTAATCTATGTGGTGAATTTAGTATGTCACTCTTGAAACTAGATTGCACCAAATATTGCTGAGTATTTGTTTGCTGCTGGAGTGAGGTATCTGAATTAGATTCCgattgcccttttttttcttctgatgtcaCAAActctgtaatattaaaaaaaaaaaaagacacttggATACAGCCTAATATTGTAAAAactgggagatttttttttttttctttaaacatggCACAGAGCTTGGaaagttttcaggaaaatattttccttgatgAGTTATGGCTTTTCCTCACCATCAGAATAATTTCTGGCTACAAGTGAAGTTTTAATCAGGTTTCGTTCAGGGACAAGTcaattgctttttcttaaacacCATCATCCTGTGGTGATGCTGAAGGCTGGGTTTGGTGGGCCTGCTCTTATAGAGCTTCATCACCAAATGTGGCTGGGATGAGGAGGCTGTGGCACAGTTCAGGTGGCTGGCTGCCTGTCCGGCAGCAGCAATCGTATGCTTTCTGTTTCTAAGCCCTCATTATTAAATAGAATATACCCCCCTCAGGGGTTTGAAAACTTCACTCCCAACACAATTTTGGAAAATCTGTGCTGCATAGAAGGGTGTGTTTGGTAAACTGTTTGCAACAGCTTCTCTTTTTAACCTAAATCAACATATTGTGTGATATTTGACCCAGCACCATTTTTCGAATGTATGCTTTCGTGCTTTTTTCCGGTTTAAAGTTGAAGTTTGAGTGTGAAGTAGCCATTCTTTTCAAAGGATGGATATTTGCCACCAGGGGTATCTGAAGAGAGAACTCTTAGGTTGAACAGTCAGTGAAGGCTTAAGGGACTATAACAACTGTACATTTAAGATGTAGcttattttgcagtttgtgaGCTGAAATCACCTTCAATGAGTGACTTTCTCTGGGGCCTAGAAAATTCTGGCTGGCTGAAGCATATCAAAGCCATTATGGATGCTGGCATTTTTATTGCAAAGGTAAAGTGTgtaaaatgagaacaaaacttGGACTAACCAGATACAGAAAGTGAGGACCAAATTCTCTGCTTGTGGTAAATTCTGTTATCTTCAGTGATGTTTTATCTGAAAACCCCCCACCTTGCAATGCTTCATATATGAGGAGAGATGATTCTTAGGTGCTGTTCTGTGGATATTTTGCTAATATGGTGGAAAAAAAGTGTGTATTCTATTCACCGAAGAGTTCAAATGTACTGAAGCCTCTACTAACCTGTATCTTGTTATGCCAGGTATTTCAATGCCCTTACTTTACTCCCCAGGAGTGATTGTCACTGTTTCTCTCCCTGTTTCCCCAGCCTTCTCCACTGGTTTCTGGGCATTTTCTTTGTTGAAGGTTTCTGTTTTAGGACTACTTCTTTGCATGGTAGCTGTAATATAGGAATATTAGCTACTGTGTTATCTCCCCTGAGTTATTTAGGGACCAGCTAAATTCACCTCCTAAAACAACTCCTGTGTATTACCCTGGAAAAACTTTCTAGTAGCCTCTACTCTTACATACTTGAGAACTGTTTCAGGAAACAGTTGTTGGCTTTGAtaaaaaattctttctcctAATCCCATCCAAAgtaatgcaaatatttgtcATCAACCAACagtagttttaattttattacctCCTTCCTTGTGCTCTGCCTTTTACTGTTTCAATTCTTATTTTTGAGATTACTATTACAATTTCTTAAAGGCGATTTTATCCACATGACCCGCTACGTACAACTATATGGATAAAAATTCATGGGTTTCCCTCCACAGTAACTGCTTATTTCTCTAGTTTTGCTtcttcctgctgagcaggaTAAATGCACATGTTGTTATTTCTCCCAGCCCTGCTAGCTTTCATCAGCTTATAGGAATCAGGTCATTTACATTAGCTCCTGCCAACTTTTCCCCAGTGACTAGtcttaaaatactgtaaaaaaaaaagtatccttTGTCCGTATGCTTGCTAGCCTCATGTCTCCTCAGGCATGCATTTTGACCCGTTCTTATTTGTACGGTTCCCAGTTCTCAGTTGTTGGTCTCCTGCCCACAGGGGTTCTATTTTGGTAGAACTTACTTGTCTCTTGAGAGAAACATAGATAATTTATTGTTATTGCTCATTCCCTATTAAGCCTAAACtgaatttaaatgtttgtttttctaagcaGTATCTTTCCTaagctattttatttctctgctttctaaATTTGATTCTCTTTAGAAATGACAAAGGCCAAAACCCTTcgaatttaaaaaaagccctcaaagttccaaaaataataaaacaccaGGCTTTGGAGAATTGAGTATGATCTCTTCTTTATGTGTTACATATAAAATGGGATCATCTCTCCCCAGTTATTTACATTAAAGATACTGATACAATCTTGCTTATTAGACATGGAAGTTTATCACTACCACAGGCTTCCCCACAAACCTCTAGAAGCATGTCATCATTGTGCAATGCAGTGTGCTGTAATAATATCCACGCTAGCGCTGACATCGGAAGCACACACTACTGTTATTGACATTACCATCAAGAAATGAAGAGCCACATTGCAAATATGGCTGCTCTGTTGCTGGTATGTGAGTTAGAGCATTAGCAGCATCTGAATTTACTTTAGACAGTCGTCTGCTCTAACaggttaatttattttaagtgaaatgaATCCCACATCCTCCTGTTGTGGAGCATAAACAGGTGATGCTGCAACCACCACATTGCATAGGACGGGATGAGATTAAGACTTTTCAAATGAGAGGAATAACGCTCAACATAATTCAAGAACTCTGtggcagaatgaaaaaaaaaaaaaagaacaaagtttCCTGGTTCCCAGATGAATACTCTTTATACTGCGCTGTCTCACTGTTTCTTTCTTATCATTGCCTTCCCACCTGCTTGTGAAATCTCTCTGACTTTTTCTGTACCTTTAGGCTGTGGCTGAGGAAGGTGTGAGTGTGCTTGTTCACTGCTCTGATGGCTGGGATAGGACAGCCCAGGTTTGCTCTGTAGCGAGCCTTCTATTGGATCCGTATTACAGAAGTATGAAGGGATTTATGGTAAGCAGGTTCTCTTTCACAGAGTAAGCAAAAATTTTATGGCATCATTTGAGATTAATATCTTtggttttaatggaaaagaaactttccttaaatatgctttttttttttttgagtaggAAGGAAGGTTTTTATCTGTCCGAGTTACAGTCTCCCAGTTTCTGTATGAAATGTTATCGAGGGTGGAGGTCAGCTGGGTATCCATTTATTGTTTTTCCTCACCTTGACCAAGAGACTTTCTTGCAGCCCGAGGAGCTTTGGTGCAAGCAGGAGTTTGTATTCATTTTCAAGGATCAGTGAAGTTTTGAGTGTCAGAAGCTTGTCCTCCCTAGATGTTAGATTGCAAAGAGCAGCTATGTTGGAAAATCTGTTCCTTTTCCAAGCAAACCAGCGCTGAAAAAGCATCTAGGAATGCTTATCGAGTTACTGGTCATGCATTAAAAGAGGTTTGAAACATTTTTACGttctattttagaaataatgaaTCAAGCTAATTGAAGTTGTGTTGAAATATTGGCATCCTATCTACATCCATGAAGAGTGCTACTTTGTCTTGAGTTCACAGTGGTGCTCattgtttgttatttttctgcttagtCTAAAATTTTTCTGGGGTTCTAATACCTCTTACTTATATCATTCTTGCTTGTCACTTTTCTGCTTATTCTAAGAATTAACTGGGATTCCAATACTGCTTGTTTACACCACTTTTTTGCCTGCTTCAAGGTGTGTCAGCTCTGCCTCACAACACTGAatgcaatattttcattttaggtGTTAATTGAAAAAGACTGGGTTTCCTTTGGTCATAAATTTAACCACAGGTAAGGCAGTGCTAAAgtttttctatatatattttttaatgtagtcaGTAACCGCTGCCattccagttttatttccttgttgCCTTTCAAAGCATACCAACAGAATACCCTCAGGAAACCACCATACCCTTTTCTCCTACTATATAATTTAGCTGGAAAAatcaaagggaaatattttcatatcaGTCTTTTCTTATATATGCGCTCCAAGACTGCTACTGGGAATCCTGAATGCATGTCTTGCAGTTGCTACGAGCATTGAGAGATCCGTGCAAGAGAAAAGTAGTATGTGCGCGGCTTGCAAAATCCCTTTGGGCTCCAGCAGATCTTTCAGTAGTGCCAAGTGTAAGGCCCTGTTCAGCAAAGTCTACATCTTCCAGGACAGCACTTAATCTTAGGCATGCCTGCAAGTTATCTGTTAAGTAAAATACACCCTTCCTATTACACTATGTTCCAAGGAAGGCAGTAGGATTTGTACAGAAACGTCAGGTAAAAGGAATCGGAAGGTCATCTATGTGGACAAGTTATTTTGCTCATCCATTATGTAAATGCtgtaatgtaattaaaatgtttgaagACTTTATCTATTTCAACATGGACAAATACccacattttcattctttcttgtgTTGCCTTTTAgtatctgtaaaaataaaaaatgcaatttttatatTCAGTTCAATTACATTATATTGCTTGATTTGAATATAAATTTGTTCTAGTTtcaaaaaaacataaaaaaactTTCAGGAAATCTGTGCAGCTCCACACCACCTGTGAAAGTCCAGCAGGAATTACTACATTTAATATGATACTGCCAGATGTCTATTATTGTCAGTGGTGAAAGATATTATGAAATGTAATCACCACTGATAGCTTTGGTTTGCAGCACAATATCAGTATATGTTTTCTTTGATGCATAATAATTGTAGAATTAGAAGTTTCAATTTTAGATGTTTATGGAGTTCCACTCTGTTGGCATAGATATATATATGcgcatatatacacacacgcacacacacactagAGAAGCAGAATAATTGAAAATGCTTCTTCCTATTACATAgacttataaaatattttttacttctatgtgttttatattttcaggCTCCTTTTCTTCATTGCAAGTGGTTCCAAGAGACATTTTTATAGACAGAAAGTTTAATGTTCACTTGATAGTTACAGGAGCATGTAAACATTTCCCACTTTCTAAAAATTTCACCGAGAGAGGACAGCTTTAAACTTTTCTGCTAAGGTTATTCTGTTCCTCTCCTGCtcagttttctggttttgggaaTGGTCTGCCGTTAAGTAACCATCTAAGATATGTTTTTGTTATTAAGTCATTGCAGGCATTGCTATGATGACTTATGTTACTGTGGTGTAACTTTATATTAATAGCATTAAAACATGGCTATGCAGCAGCCAGCTGTTAGTAGCTGTAAGGCAAGTAAATTCTGCTTCCATTCTACTCCATGAATCTTGCATCGTTTTTGTAAGTAAAAAATTATACTAGTAGTTGAGACTTCAGAAATTAATGCCTATGATGTAACTGCACACTAAAAATGAAgggctttgtttttattagcGTTAATTCAGTTTTCCTAGAGGATTTCAGGTTCTAACTGAAGGTATCTTGTCTTGTTTCAGGTACGGCAATTTAGATGGAGATCCAAAGGAGATATCCCCTGTTATTGACCAGTTCATTGAGTGTGTTTGGCAATTAATGGAACAGTTTCCTTGTGCCTTTGAATTCAATGAGAGATTTCTCATCCACATACAGCATCATATCTATTCTTGCCAATTTGGGAATTTCCTGTGTAACAGCCAGAAGGAAAGACGAGAGCTGAAGTATGAGAGTCTTGTCTTTAGTAGCACGTTTACGTGTGGGGTCTGTGGGTGGTGGTGTATTGAGCAGTCAGACATTTGCCAGCCTACGTGCTTTTGTAAGGCGTGGGGTGCAGTGTAGACTTCTTGGCTGTCGTCTTCTGGCAACACAGATTAATACCAAAAAAAGTTGATCCTCTGCAATGTGGCTCTGCTAGGAATGTAATCCACAGTGTGCGTGACAGGGCTTAGTGACAACTGACAAGAGCATTAGCCCTTCAGCCATGTGGCCCTACCTTTATTGTGGCATTAGCAACATGGAAGGCAAGCTGTCACTGTAGCTGTAATACAAGGTAATTTTTACTCTAGTTAAGTACTGGGTTTAAGAgtctctgtgcttctgtgttttAACTTGTCTTTGGATCTAATGTTACTCTCTAGTCCTGATCTCTCAGATACTTTGTTACAAACAGCCTTTTTGTCTGGCAGCCCTCCCTAGGACTGAGTCAGCAAACTATTCTGCTGTCAGGCCTCAAATAAATTATGAATTAATCTACCTGCCCTCAGGCCCAAACAGAGACAATACTATCACTCTTGGCAGTGCCGATGTTCGCGTCTGTTTCATGGGGCCCTGGCTCCTCAGGTACATCATGATACCTACTGCTTTTCTCATGCATCCTGATCGTGTCAGTAATGAGAGGAAGGTGGGAGTtactgctcgctgctgccatTCGGTCTCTTTCACTGCTTGAATGCAGAGCAGCCTCAGTGCCACGGTCCactgaaaaccaaaaccttCACAGGTCATCAGATCCCAAGACCTagctgcagctctgtggcaTAGGAGTGCTTTTAAATGTGGGGATCCCTTTGGTGTAGAGATTGTTCTGAAAACTGGTTTTATAGAAGTGATCCTCTCCATCTCGCAAAGGAACCCATCTCTCCAtcttctctctccagctgctctggcttTATGGGAAATGGATTGGATTTTGCCTTTAGTGATCAACAAAGGAATATGagtctttgtttttctatatttataaCTTAAGATTAGTTCTGTTAAGGAAGTATAAAGCTGATTGTAAACGAGTAGTACAGAGCACTAGAATGTCGTGTCCAAGATTTAGCTATACCTGAATTGTAGTAGAGactttaatatatatttatttcatatatttttttcagaatccaAGAACGAACATATTCATTGTGGGCTCACTTGTGGAAAAATCGTGCTGATTACCTGAATCCTTTGTACAGAGCAGACCACAGTCAAACCCAAGGGACCCTGCGCCCACAGATGGCTCCATGCAACTTCTTGTACAAGTAGGTAGTATCACTTCCTACTGAGCATTATAGGATGTGTTAGTACAGAACGGAGTGCCTTTGTATTTAAGTATTTCTTGTTCCATAAGGTAGCTTATGCAGAGTAAATTCAGTCTCAGACGCAACGTGTTGATTCCTTGTGTGCTCATAGTCAGCCAACACCTCTGCACCATTCCACAAGGGAGCGTTAGTCCGAAAAGAAGCTTAAGATTAAAGCTATATTGTTAGTTGTGTGTCCTAATTTCATGGTTACTCACTTCTTCCACTGAGAAATGCTCCTTCAGTTCTGTTCTTATCTGTGGTTTCTAAATTCAAAGTTGCTTCAGCTTCTTCCATTCCAAGATTTTGTGATGTTTATTTGGATCAATTGgtgtcaaaaataaaaagggacaTTTCAAGAAATCATACAGTTTCATTGCTAAAACTATTGTTTACTAACACAAAAagcagcctttctccatgtcgTTCTTACACCTCAAAGTATACACAGTAAGTTTTACTTGATAAGTTTTTTTCAAGACGTAACAAAATATAGTAATTTTAGAAACGTTACTATTGACATTCTGACTTGAGTAATTACTTGTGCCATTAATCTTAACTTAAGGAGAACTTAAggagaaattaatgaaaactgtGATTTAAGTAAAACTAAtcagtttttttccagttgcaaGTAAAAGCACCTGTTAAAAAGTCAATAAATATCCTAAATGACAGAAACTGAAATCTTGCACATTTACTATTCCAGGTCACGTCCactttaaaactatttaaaaatagtcaTTAATCATATCCTTTAGAATACTGGGATTTATAAAAGAAGTACCAATACTGCAGATCCTCCACTGGATGAGTAATCCTGTTGATTTTAATGGCATTACTTGTGTGTGTGAAGATTTCCAAGCATGAGCTATCAGATGATAAACTTCAGGGGAATGTGACCTAAACAGTATACTGTTGGGGTAGGAATAATAAACCACCAAGGAGCATGCATGTGCTCCAAAAATATCTGTCAGCTACTTGGCTGGACAGCTGCAGCCGAGGGCAGGTCTCTTGGTTATTTAACCTGTCTGGTGAACTAGTTACATACTCGGAGTCTGGCTGCGGCCATGTATTGCCAAGAAGACAGGAGTGCTAGAATGAGACTTACAGTTTGAGTCCTTTCctcctgaaaatgaaaaatcaacTCAGCTGTTTAACTAAAGGTTTGTCAAATAATTCCACAGAACAGGAAGAGAACTTGACAATGTATATGCTTCATGCATGTAGGCCAGTTCATAGGCCAGTTCAAAATGTCAGTTTAGATATTAAGAGAACAGGACACCATCctgatttttaacttttctttacaggggaaaaaacctgttAAATATCTGCACCTcttgccccagccccagccaaaAACAAGCATACAGAACCTCAAAGTTGACTTCATGGGAAGTTAAACAACATTTGAGAACTAGGATTATGAAACACTGTCTTTAACCTCGGCTGTTTTATAGGTACCATTGCTCTGTAGCCCATAGTGTAGAACAAGAAACTAATACAGAAGTAGTTTGTGTTCAGTGAATGACCCTCAGCCATGTGGTCTAAGTCAAAGGTACATTCACCCTCATTTCTGTTGAGTATTAGAATTGGTTCAACCTGTGTACGCCCATAGAGTTGCACCTTCAGGACAGACCCAATGCAAACGAACCACAAATCTTACCAAATGTTCAATGAACTTATGTGTATGCACTCTAATGATGCTTAATCCATGGATGGATCATTTAGGACAACatgtgtctgaaaaaaaaaagtgtgtatttAAGTCTTTTGAGGCCACCTCACCAAATGAAAAAATTGCTGACCTTCCCGTCAATTCCAGGTTCTGGAGTGGTATGTACAACCGCTTTGAAAAGGGGCTCCATCCTCGACAGTCAGTTACTGATTATCTGATGGCAGTGAAGGAAGAAActcagcagctggaagaagagcTGGAGGTCTTAGGAGAGGTAATAAACACTTGATCTCGATGTACCAGACTTAACTGATGGTAAATGGAACCCAACTCCATAAACTGCACAGCCCCCTACATACTACATCCTTTTCCGGCATGAGGATGTTCAGCCATCATCTTTGTTCTCACATAAATGACTATGAATGTTTTGCATTTAAGACACAGCTTTGTCTCTTTTGGGATAAAATTTCACCTGTGTTAGTGCACAAGCACTACTCCTGAAAGAAAATTTATCTCTGTAATTCAGAAGGATGCTGTAATTCAGCATTGGTTTGTGATAAACTGTGCACTTCTCATATTCTGTAAATGCAAGTAGGCAGTTTTAAAAGGTGTCAGTTGGGTTGGGCTCTGAATTTAgtttaggtttggtttttttttaaagggcaaaGACACATAAGAGCATCACTGGGCCCTAAATGTGTCCATGTAATATATActgtttcctttatttcagaGATTGGCGAACCTTCAGAAATCACAATTAAACGATAATAAAGTCAAGAGTAAGCAACAAGACCGAAGCAAGCAGTTAGGGCTTTCTACTTCCAACAACAGCTTAGCTAACACTCCCCAGGAGTATAGCAGTGATCTGAAATCATTCCCATCCCGGAGCCCTTCACAAGGGGATGAAGAAGATTCAGCCCTGATTTTGACACAGGACAACCTGAAAAGCTCTGATCCCGACCTCTCAGCTAACAGTGACCAGGAGTCTGGTGTGGAGGACTTAAGCTGTAGGTCCCCAAGTGGGGGTGGCTGCTTGCCTAGTGAAGACAGCGGCAAGGATTCGGATGAGGCTGTATTTCTGGCGGTCTGAAATACCTTCAAAACAGCAAGGATCCAGATGAAGTTGAGTCTTTCACAGTCTGGAATGACATCTTTTCGTCAGACGAAGAATGGGAGTGGTCTGTGGCCTAAAGAAATAATCCAAAGAAAGGGAACTGTGCAATTGTGTAAGTAAAGTTCTAAGCAGAACAAGCCGTTATTAGTTTTAAGACATAATGCTAAAGAAAGGT from Phalacrocorax aristotelis chromosome 4, bGulAri2.1, whole genome shotgun sequence encodes the following:
- the MTMR7 gene encoding phosphatidylinositol-3-phosphate phosphatase MTMR7 isoform X1, with the protein product MEHIRMPKVENVRLLDRLSSRKAALGTLYLTATHVIFVENVSETRKETWVLHSQISSIEKQATTATGCPLLIRCKNFQVIQLVIPQERDCHDVYISLIRLARPVKYEELYCFSFNPKLDKEEREQGWKLVDLNEEYNRMGIPNNYWQISDVNRDYGVCDSYPTEVYVPKSATAHIIVGSSKFRSRRRFPALSYYCKDNNASICRSSQPLSGFSARCLEDEQMLQAIRKANPGSDFIYVVDTRPKLNAMANRAAGKGYENEDNYSNIKFQFIGIENIHVMRNSLQKMLEAYFAVCELKSPSMSDFLWGLENSGWLKHIKAIMDAGIFIAKAVAEEGVSVLVHCSDGWDRTAQVCSVASLLLDPYYRSMKGFMVLIEKDWVSFGHKFNHRYGNLDGDPKEISPVIDQFIECVWQLMEQFPCAFEFNERFLIHIQHHIYSCQFGNFLCNSQKERRELKIQERTYSLWAHLWKNRADYLNPLYRADHSQTQGTLRPQMAPCNFLYKFWSGMYNRFEKGLHPRQSVTDYLMAVKEETQQLEEELEVLGERLANLQKSQLNDNKVKSKQQDRSKQLGLSTSNNSLANTPQEYSSDLKSFPSRSPSQGDEEDSALILTQDNLKSSDPDLSANSDQESGVEDLSCRSPSGGGCLPSEDSGKDSDEAVFLAV
- the MTMR7 gene encoding phosphatidylinositol-3-phosphate phosphatase MTMR7 isoform X5: MEHIRMPKVENVRLLDRLSSRKAALGTLYLTATHVIFVENVSETRKETWVLHSQISSIEKQATTATGCPLLIRCKNFQVIQLVIPQERDCHDVYISLIRLARPVKYEELYCFSFNPKLDKEEREQGWKLVDLNEEYNRMGIPNNYWQISDVNRDYGVCDSYPTEVYVPKSATAHIIVGSSKFRSRRRFPALSYYCKDNNASICRSSQPLSGFSARCLEDEQMLQAIRKANPGSDFIYVVDTRPKLNAMANRAAGKGYENEDNYSNIKFQFIGIENIHVMRNSLQKMLEAYFAVCELKSPSMSDFLWGLENSGWLKHIKAIMDAGIFIAKAVAEEGVSVLVHCSDGWDRTAQVCSVASLLLDPYYRSMKGFMVLIEKDWVSFGHKFNHRIQERTYSLWAHLWKNRADYLNPLYRADHSQTQGTLRPQMAPCNFLYKFWSGMYNRFEKGLHPRQSVTDYLMAVKEETQQLEEELEVLGERLANLQKSQLNDNKVKSKQQDRSKQLGLSTSNNSLANTPQEYSSDLKSFPSRSPSQGDEEDSALILTQDNLKSSDPDLSANSDQESGVEDLSCRSPSGGGCLPSEDSGKDSDEAVFLAV
- the MTMR7 gene encoding phosphatidylinositol-3-phosphate phosphatase MTMR7 isoform X3, encoding MEHIRMPKVENVRLLDRLSSRKAALGTLYLTATHVIFVENVSETRKETWVLHSQISSIEKQATTATGCPLLIRCKNFQVIQLVIPQERDCHDVYISLIRLARPVKYEELYCFSFNPKLDKEEREQGWKLVDLNEEYNRMGIPNNYWQISDVNRDYGVCDSYPTEVYVPKSATAHIIVGSSKFRSRRRFPALSYYCKDNNASICRSSQPLSGFSARCLEDEQMLQAIRKANPGSDFIYVVDTRPKLNAMANRAAGKGYENEDNYSNIKFQFIGIENIHVMRNSLQKMLEAYFAVCELKSPSMSDFLWGLENSGWLKHIKAIMDAGIFIAKVLIEKDWVSFGHKFNHRYGNLDGDPKEISPVIDQFIECVWQLMEQFPCAFEFNERFLIHIQHHIYSCQFGNFLCNSQKERRELKIQERTYSLWAHLWKNRADYLNPLYRADHSQTQGTLRPQMAPCNFLYKFWSGMYNRFEKGLHPRQSVTDYLMAVKEETQQLEEELEVLGERLANLQKSQLNDNKVKSKQQDRSKQLGLSTSNNSLANTPQEYSSDLKSFPSRSPSQGDEEDSALILTQDNLKSSDPDLSANSDQESGVEDLSCRSPSGGGCLPSEDSGKDSDEAVFLAV
- the MTMR7 gene encoding phosphatidylinositol-3-phosphate phosphatase MTMR7 isoform X4, with the protein product MEHIRMPKVENVRLLDRLSSRKAALGTLYLTATHVIFVENVSETRKETWVLHSQISSIEKQATTATGCPLLIRCKNFQVIQLVIPQERDCHDVYISLIRLARPVKYEELYCFSFNPKLDKEEREQGWKLVDLNEEYNRMGIPNNYWQISDVNRDYGVCDSYPTEVYVPKSATAHIIVGSSKFRSRRRFPALSYYCKDNNASICRSSQPLSGFSARCLEDEQMLQAIRKANPGSDFIYVVDTRPKLNAMANRAAGKGYENEDNYSNIKFQFIGIENIHVMRNSLQKMLEVCELKSPSMSDFLWGLENSGWLKHIKAIMDAGIFIAKVLIEKDWVSFGHKFNHRYGNLDGDPKEISPVIDQFIECVWQLMEQFPCAFEFNERFLIHIQHHIYSCQFGNFLCNSQKERRELKIQERTYSLWAHLWKNRADYLNPLYRADHSQTQGTLRPQMAPCNFLYKFWSGMYNRFEKGLHPRQSVTDYLMAVKEETQQLEEELEVLGERLANLQKSQLNDNKVKSKQQDRSKQLGLSTSNNSLANTPQEYSSDLKSFPSRSPSQGDEEDSALILTQDNLKSSDPDLSANSDQESGVEDLSCRSPSGGGCLPSEDSGKDSDEAVFLAV
- the MTMR7 gene encoding phosphatidylinositol-3-phosphate phosphatase MTMR7 isoform X2, producing the protein MEHIRMPKVENVRLLDRLSSRKAALGTLYLTATHVIFVENVSETRKETWVLHSQISSIEKQATTATGCPLLIRCKNFQVIQLVIPQERDCHDVYISLIRLARPVKYEELYCFSFNPKLDKEEREQGWKLVDLNEEYNRMGIPNNYWQISDVNRDYGVCDSYPTEVYVPKSATAHIIVGSSKFRSRRRFPALSYYCKDNNASICRSSQPLSGFSARCLEDEQMLQAIRKANPGSDFIYVVDTRPKLNAMANRAAGKGYENEDNYSNIKFQFIGIENIHVMRNSLQKMLEVCELKSPSMSDFLWGLENSGWLKHIKAIMDAGIFIAKAVAEEGVSVLVHCSDGWDRTAQVCSVASLLLDPYYRSMKGFMVLIEKDWVSFGHKFNHRYGNLDGDPKEISPVIDQFIECVWQLMEQFPCAFEFNERFLIHIQHHIYSCQFGNFLCNSQKERRELKIQERTYSLWAHLWKNRADYLNPLYRADHSQTQGTLRPQMAPCNFLYKFWSGMYNRFEKGLHPRQSVTDYLMAVKEETQQLEEELEVLGERLANLQKSQLNDNKVKSKQQDRSKQLGLSTSNNSLANTPQEYSSDLKSFPSRSPSQGDEEDSALILTQDNLKSSDPDLSANSDQESGVEDLSCRSPSGGGCLPSEDSGKDSDEAVFLAV